From Anopheles funestus chromosome 3RL, idAnoFuneDA-416_04, whole genome shotgun sequence, a single genomic window includes:
- the LOC125767296 gene encoding uncharacterized protein LOC125767296, producing MSSVNVTKKGHREAKVLLRSTSFQKLCSIPYSFKIEAIQSYKEHIKTVIKLLKIATRVYVISVYFKFITTILLNEFFFKLCNQLKGKYVTARDVLESARSSPFNSRRYEHNDRNDASQSQTPIVPNFISQYKTLVQTILTYTCIVYIALQTVSLLTTLWWSSNIPFGLVFLMLDLSYMGFIMFKIAFN from the exons ATGTCTTCTGTGAACGTCACAAAAAAAGGTCACCGTGAAGCGAAAGTGCTGCTACGTAGTACTTCTTTCCAAAAGCTATGTTCTATACCGTACAGCTTCAAAATAGAAG CAATTCAATCGTATAAAGAACACATCAAAACGGTGATAAAGCTCCTGAAGATTGCAACTCGGGTGTATGTCATTTCggtttatttcaaatttataaccACCATCCTGCTCAACGAATTCTTCTTTAAGCTGTGTAACCAACTGAAG GGAAAGTACGTAACTGCACGCGATGTTTTGGAATCAGCAAGATCATCACCTTTCAACTCACGACGCTACGAACACAACGATCGCAACGATGCTTCACAATCGCAAACGCCAATTGTACCAAATTTCATTTCGCAGTACAAAACTTTGGTTCAAACAATTCTAACGTACACCTGCATCGTGTACATTGCGCTTCAAACAGTTTCGCTGCTAACAACACTTTGGTGGTCCTCGAACATACCGTTCGGTCTCGTGTTTCTCATGCTGGATTTGAGCTACATGGGATTCATTATGTTTAAG ATTGCATTTAACTGA